One genomic window of Nitrospinota bacterium includes the following:
- a CDS encoding type II toxin-antitoxin system RelE/ParE family toxin, whose translation MIRTFGCAKTRDLFVTGKSRHFPIGVCKVGLRKLDYLHAARRLDDLAKVPGHRLEALKGDYGGFYSIRINDQYRIVFRLEDSDAYDVKVTDYR comes from the coding sequence ATGATAAGGACATTTGGCTGTGCGAAAACGAGGGATCTGTTCGTTACCGGGAAAAGCAGGCATTTCCCGATAGGGGTTTGCAAAGTCGGGTTGCGAAAGCTCGATTATTTGCACGCCGCAAGGCGGCTGGATGACCTTGCAAAGGTGCCGGGCCACAGGCTTGAAGCGCTAAAAGGCGATTACGGCGGGTTTTACAGCATCAGGATCAACGACCAGTACCGGATCGTTTTCCGGCTCGAGGATTCCGATGCGTATGACGTTAAGGTAACCGACTACCGCTAG
- a CDS encoding HigA family addiction module antidote protein has product MEMKRKPTHPGEILREDFLKPLNLTQVELAKALGTAFRTINEIVNERRNLSPEMAVKLARYFGTSEEVWLNLQNQHDIYRVKTRNKKMLVSIKPLRASHASR; this is encoded by the coding sequence ATGGAAATGAAACGGAAGCCGACCCATCCGGGAGAGATTTTGCGCGAAGATTTCTTAAAGCCCCTGAACCTCACCCAAGTGGAGCTGGCAAAGGCTTTGGGAACGGCTTTTCGCACCATTAACGAAATCGTCAACGAGCGGCGGAACCTCAGCCCCGAAATGGCCGTTAAACTTGCCCGGTACTTCGGCACTTCCGAGGAAGTGTGGCTTAACCTCCAAAACCAGCATGACATCTACCGGGTGAAAACCAGAAACAAAAAGATGCTTGTAAGCATTAAGCCCCTCCGCGCATCCCACGCTTCCCGCTAG
- a CDS encoding molybdenum cofactor biosynthesis protein MoaE, protein MKLLYFAAVRERLKTDGEEIFLESPLTVAEIFDRHLAARLPGVAFSRLLFAVNEEMAGPDTVARNADTVAVMSPLSGGAALARIQTEDFDMAAETSLCAGGNSGVGGIATFVGRVRDNARGKAVERIEIGCYESMAMKELEKVRAEAVEKFAAVNVTVVHRIGILRPGEQIVGIVAAAGHRDAAFAACRYAIDELKKRVPMWKKEFAADGGFWVEGL, encoded by the coding sequence ATGAAACTGCTCTATTTCGCCGCCGTGCGGGAACGGCTGAAGACGGACGGGGAAGAGATATTTTTGGAATCCCCTCTGACCGTGGCGGAGATTTTCGACCGGCATCTCGCGGCGCGGCTGCCGGGGGTGGCATTTTCGCGGCTGCTCTTCGCCGTGAACGAGGAGATGGCCGGGCCGGATACGGTGGCGCGGAACGCCGACACGGTGGCGGTGATGAGTCCGCTATCCGGCGGCGCGGCGCTGGCGCGGATACAGACGGAGGATTTCGACATGGCTGCGGAAACGAGCCTCTGCGCGGGGGGAAACAGTGGCGTGGGGGGAATCGCCACGTTCGTGGGCCGGGTGCGCGACAACGCGAGGGGAAAAGCCGTCGAGCGGATAGAGATTGGCTGCTACGAATCGATGGCAATGAAGGAACTGGAAAAGGTGCGGGCGGAGGCGGTGGAAAAATTCGCGGCCGTCAACGTGACGGTGGTGCATCGCATCGGGATATTGCGTCCGGGGGAGCAGATCGTCGGCATCGTGGCGGCGGCGGGACACCGCGACGCGGCGTTCGCCGCCTGCCGGTACGCCATCGACGAGCTTAAAAAACGGGTGCCCATGTGGAAAAAAGAGTTCGCCGCGGACGGCGGTTTCTGGGTGGAAGGACTTTAA
- a CDS encoding radical SAM protein, whose product MKPEAIDRDASFAVRLAYPNTASVGASYLGFHKIFAAFSAVCQCEAAFMPDNGGAGTLNLARCDLAAFSFTFEMDVLNLLRMLKENNIPLMAAERNDRHPLVCAGGIVPTMNPEPFAAFFDFFVLGEGELAIPALVGKLSASRHGSREQRLRDIADIEGVYIPSLYEVEENSDGSIKTRCPLDDAPERVKRLYDPDFGRTGSAQLAGLEGSIFRDSHLIETGKGCGQGCRFCASGFVYRPVRHVDKERLFAQIDEGLAPGGLARKERIGLIGSAICEHPEIGAVYDHILKKGGGINVSSLRVEYLSAETLARLAAGGLKTMTIAPEAGSERLRRAVNKRMTDDDVLGAVRLAADAGILNVKCYFLIGLPGERDEDIAALASLAKRIRDELLAGSKRHGRAGKITVGVNPFVPKPQTPFQWEPVAPLAELKEKSAQLKKALLRESNMELKIEGGKNAAAQGLLSVGGRSVSTLIMRAFEEGGWTAALKTPAAKSAYARRKEFGEALPWDFIDSGVTKKYLQAEAGKAANEKTTPPCPPEHAGCKRCGEFLGNCC is encoded by the coding sequence ATGAAACCGGAAGCGATAGACCGGGACGCATCCTTCGCCGTGCGGCTGGCCTACCCCAACACCGCATCGGTGGGGGCGAGCTATCTCGGTTTCCACAAAATCTTTGCCGCTTTTTCCGCCGTATGCCAGTGCGAGGCCGCATTCATGCCGGATAACGGAGGCGCCGGAACGTTGAACCTTGCGCGGTGCGATCTCGCCGCCTTCTCCTTCACCTTTGAAATGGATGTGTTGAACCTGCTACGGATGCTCAAGGAAAACAACATCCCGCTGATGGCGGCGGAACGCAACGACCGTCACCCGTTGGTCTGCGCCGGGGGGATCGTGCCGACCATGAACCCGGAGCCGTTCGCCGCGTTTTTCGATTTCTTCGTGCTGGGCGAGGGGGAGCTTGCGATACCGGCGCTGGTGGGAAAACTTTCCGCCAGCCGCCACGGGTCGCGGGAACAGAGGTTGCGCGATATCGCTGATATCGAAGGGGTGTATATCCCGTCGCTCTATGAAGTGGAAGAGAACAGCGATGGCTCGATAAAAACCCGCTGCCCCCTCGATGATGCGCCAGAGCGGGTGAAGCGGCTGTACGATCCCGATTTTGGCCGCACCGGGTCGGCCCAGCTTGCCGGGTTGGAAGGCTCCATCTTCCGCGATTCGCACCTCATCGAAACCGGCAAGGGGTGCGGGCAGGGATGCCGTTTCTGCGCCAGCGGCTTCGTTTACCGTCCGGTGCGCCATGTGGACAAGGAGAGGCTCTTTGCGCAGATCGACGAGGGGCTGGCCCCCGGGGGGCTTGCCCGCAAGGAGCGGATCGGTCTGATCGGCAGCGCCATCTGTGAGCACCCGGAGATCGGCGCGGTGTACGACCACATCTTGAAAAAAGGGGGCGGCATCAACGTGTCGTCACTCCGCGTGGAGTACCTTTCCGCTGAAACGCTCGCCAGGCTGGCGGCGGGCGGGCTGAAGACCATGACCATCGCCCCCGAGGCGGGGAGCGAACGGCTCCGCCGCGCCGTCAACAAGCGGATGACCGATGACGACGTGTTGGGGGCCGTGCGGTTGGCGGCCGACGCGGGCATTTTGAACGTGAAGTGCTACTTCCTCATTGGCCTGCCGGGGGAGCGCGATGAAGACATTGCCGCACTGGCCTCTTTGGCGAAAAGAATCCGCGATGAACTGTTGGCCGGCAGCAAACGGCATGGCCGCGCGGGGAAAATAACCGTTGGCGTGAATCCGTTTGTGCCCAAACCGCAAACCCCGTTCCAGTGGGAGCCGGTCGCGCCGCTGGCGGAATTAAAGGAAAAAAGCGCACAGCTTAAAAAAGCGCTGTTGCGGGAAAGCAACATGGAATTGAAAATCGAGGGGGGCAAAAACGCCGCCGCGCAGGGGCTTTTGAGCGTGGGGGGGCGTTCGGTATCCACGCTCATCATGCGGGCGTTCGAGGAAGGGGGCTGGACCGCCGCGTTAAAAACCCCCGCCGCCAAATCGGCCTACGCCCGGCGCAAAGAATTCGGCGAAGCCCTTCCGTGGGATTTCATCGACAGCGGCGTCACAAAGAAGTACCTTCAAGCCGAGGCGGGAAAAGCCGCCAATGAAAAAACCACGCCGCCTTGCCCCCCCGAACACGCGGGGTGCAAACGGTGCGGCGAATTTTTGGGGAACTGCTGCTGA
- a CDS encoding type II toxin-antitoxin system MqsA family antitoxin has product MNCVICKHGEIRPGETTVTLQRGESTIVFKNVPADICPNCGEYYLSDEIAGRLMAQAEEAVRKGAVVEILLYAA; this is encoded by the coding sequence GTGAACTGCGTTATCTGTAAACATGGCGAGATCCGGCCGGGCGAGACCACCGTTACGCTCCAGCGCGGAGAGAGCACCATTGTATTCAAAAATGTGCCAGCCGATATTTGCCCCAACTGTGGCGAATATTATCTTTCCGACGAGATTGCCGGTCGCTTGATGGCGCAGGCCGAAGAAGCGGTTCGCAAAGGAGCCGTTGTTGAGATACTCCTCTACGCTGCCTGA
- a CDS encoding tyrosine--tRNA ligase: protein MVTKSVDEQVRIIRQGAAEVINEAELRAKLALNRPLVVKAGFDPTAPDIHLGHTVLIHKMGQFQELGHQVVFLIGDFTAMIGDPTGKTDTRPPLTREQVIQNAETYQRQIFKILDAKKTKVVFNAEWLGALSPAEFIRLASRYTVARMLEREDFSKRYKENRPIAVHEFLYPLLQGYDSVHLKADVELGGTDQKFNLLVGRELQRDYSIGQPPQVVITMPLLEGTDGVNKMSKSLGNYIGIEEPAREIVGKVMSISDELMVKYYELVGGATPDELDALKKGLASGEKHPRVAKMELARRIAARFHGEDEAAQAEEGFNAQFRNKEVPDEMEVFSHVWSGETEKLVSILAATGALKSAGEGRRLIKQGGLAIDGTKADDPEVALPKGEHIIRLGKKRYIKLLPPKDVTEELIRREKESYEYKIFREKPENKPQDGEKR, encoded by the coding sequence ATGGTAACAAAAAGCGTCGACGAACAGGTACGGATAATCCGCCAGGGGGCGGCGGAGGTCATCAACGAGGCGGAGCTTCGCGCCAAGCTGGCGCTGAACCGTCCGCTTGTTGTAAAGGCGGGATTCGATCCGACCGCGCCGGACATCCACCTCGGCCACACGGTGCTCATCCACAAGATGGGGCAGTTTCAGGAACTGGGGCATCAGGTGGTGTTCCTCATCGGCGATTTCACCGCCATGATTGGCGACCCGACCGGCAAGACCGACACCCGCCCACCGCTCACGCGCGAACAGGTGATACAGAACGCCGAGACCTATCAGCGGCAGATTTTTAAGATATTGGATGCGAAAAAGACGAAAGTTGTTTTCAACGCCGAATGGCTGGGGGCGCTCAGCCCGGCCGAGTTCATCCGGCTTGCCAGCCGCTACACGGTGGCGCGGATGCTGGAGCGCGAGGATTTCTCCAAACGCTACAAAGAGAATCGGCCCATCGCCGTGCATGAGTTCCTTTACCCCCTCTTGCAGGGATACGATTCCGTCCACCTGAAAGCCGATGTGGAACTGGGCGGCACCGACCAGAAATTCAACCTGCTGGTGGGGCGCGAACTGCAACGCGACTACAGCATCGGCCAGCCGCCGCAGGTGGTGATCACCATGCCGTTGCTGGAAGGCACCGACGGCGTGAACAAGATGAGCAAATCGCTGGGCAACTACATCGGCATAGAGGAGCCGGCGCGCGAAATCGTGGGCAAGGTAATGAGCATCAGCGACGAACTGATGGTGAAATATTACGAACTGGTGGGGGGCGCCACCCCCGACGAATTGGACGCGCTGAAAAAGGGCCTTGCCAGCGGCGAAAAACATCCTCGCGTGGCTAAGATGGAACTGGCGCGGCGGATCGCGGCACGTTTCCACGGCGAAGACGAGGCGGCCCAGGCCGAAGAAGGTTTTAACGCGCAATTCCGCAATAAAGAAGTGCCGGACGAGATGGAGGTTTTTTCCCACGTCTGGAGCGGTGAAACTGAGAAGCTCGTCTCCATTTTAGCCGCTACTGGCGCGCTGAAAAGCGCGGGCGAAGGGCGCCGCCTTATCAAGCAAGGCGGCCTCGCCATCGATGGCACAAAAGCCGACGACCCCGAAGTCGCCCTGCCAAAAGGGGAACACATCATCCGCCTCGGCAAAAAGCGCTACATCAAACTCCTCCCGCCAAAAGACGTCACTGAAGAATTAATTCGTCGGGAAAAAGAATCATATGAATATAAAATATTTCGAGAAAAACCCGAGAACAAACCCCAAGACGGGGAAAAAAGGTGA
- a CDS encoding polyphenol oxidase family protein has protein sequence MRRIFGELLLMSHMTRHERDGIAWYSYDDLDKLGWLANWVTTRNGGQAKHGFDLARNSGEAGVMENRHKAADLFAGGHPIFLPRQVHGTIVCSATGGGREADAVLITGPNQPAGVLTADCLPIILADTRNRAAAVIHAGRQGVFDNIIAAAIARLTGAPKDLVAVIGPAIRSCCYEVKDGVFAGGYDSFKRFLAKGRLDIAAAAKEQLLAAGVPEAAIFDSGICTSCRTDEFYSHRAEKGDTGRFMTGIMIRPSGE, from the coding sequence GTGCGGCGAATTTTTGGGGAACTGCTGCTGATGAGCCACATGACGCGCCACGAGCGGGATGGCATTGCGTGGTACAGCTATGATGATCTGGACAAGCTTGGCTGGCTGGCCAACTGGGTCACCACGCGCAATGGGGGGCAGGCGAAACATGGCTTCGATCTCGCCCGCAACAGCGGCGAGGCGGGGGTAATGGAAAACCGTCACAAGGCCGCCGATCTGTTTGCCGGCGGACATCCCATTTTTTTGCCGCGGCAGGTGCATGGCACCATAGTTTGTTCCGCCACCGGTGGCGGGCGCGAAGCTGACGCGGTGTTGATAACCGGGCCGAACCAGCCGGCCGGCGTGCTCACCGCCGATTGCCTGCCGATAATTTTGGCCGATACGCGGAACAGGGCCGCCGCCGTTATCCACGCCGGGCGGCAAGGGGTTTTTGACAACATCATCGCCGCCGCCATTGCGCGGCTCACCGGCGCACCCAAAGACCTTGTGGCGGTGATCGGCCCCGCCATCCGCTCCTGCTGTTACGAAGTGAAAGACGGCGTCTTTGCCGGGGGCTATGATTCGTTCAAACGTTTTCTTGCGAAGGGGCGGCTGGATATTGCCGCTGCCGCGAAGGAACAGTTGCTGGCCGCCGGTGTGCCTGAAGCGGCCATCTTCGATAGCGGTATCTGCACATCGTGCCGCACCGATGAGTTTTACAGCCACCGCGCCGAAAAAGGGGATACCGGCCGCTTCATGACCGGCATCATGATTCGTCCCTCCGGGGAATAA